The genome window CCGGCATGAAGGCCGCGCTGCTCGCCCAGGACGGCTCCGTGCTGTTCGAAGCACGCCGACCGACCGGGCGGGAGCACGGCACGGACGCCGTCGTCGCCACCATCCTCGACTTCGCCGCCGACCTCGCCGAGGAGGGCCTGCGCCGTTTCGGGCAGGCTCCGTCGGCGGCCGGCGTCGCGGTGCCGGGCACCATCGACGAGAAGAACGGGATCGCCGTCTTCTCCGCCAACCTCGGCTGGCGGGACCTGCCGATGCGCAAGCTGCTCGGCGAGCGCCTCGGCGGCCTGCCGGTCGCCCTCGGCCACGACGTCCGCACCGGCGGGCTGGCCGAGGGCCGGCTCGGCGCCGGCCGGGGCGTGGACCGGTTCCTCTTCATCGCGCTGGGCACCGGCATCGCCGGCGCCATCGGCATCGAGGGCCGGATCGAGGCGGGCGCGCACGGCTACGGCGGGGAGATCGGCCACGTAGTGGTCCGCCCCGGCGGCCCGGCCTGCGGCTGCGGCGCCAAGGGCTGCCTGGAGACCCTGGCCTCGGCCTCGGCCGTCTCCCGCGCCTGGGCCGGGGCCAGCGGCGATCCCGCCGCCGACGCCGCCGACTGCGCCACCGCCGTACTGGCCGGCGACCCGGCCGCGCTGACGGTCTGGCAGCAGGCGGTCGACGCGCTGGCCGACGGCATCGTGCTGGCGCAGAGCCTGCTCGACCCGTCCACGGTGATCGTCGGCGGCGGGCTCGCCGAGGCCGGTGACACGCTCTTCACTCCCCTGCGCGCGGCGGTCGCCGAGCGGTTGACCTTCCAGATGCCCCCGAAGGTGGTACCCGCCATGCTCAAAGACACCGCCGCCTCCCTGGGCGCCGGCCTGCTCGCCTGGGACCTGCTCTCAACGGAGGTGACCGCGTGACCGCGCTCGCTGCAACCCTCGCCGGAGCCCGGCTGGTCCTGCCCACCGGGGTCGTCGAGGACGGCCGGCTGGCCTTCTCGGGCAGCACCATCACCGCGATCGGCGGCCCGGCCGTCCCCGGTGAACTGGACCTGACCGGCTGCACCGTGGTCCCGGGCTTCGTCGACCTGCACGTGCACGGCGGCGGCGGCGCGTCCTACGCCTCCGGCGTGGCCGAGGAGGCGCTCACCGCGGCCCGCACCCACCTGGAACACGGCACCACCACCACGATGGCCTCCACCGTCACCGCGGAGATCGACGAGGTCTGCCGGCAGGCGGCCGTGCTCTCCGAGCTGGTCGAGGACGGCGTGCTGGCCGGCGTGCACTTCGAGGGCCCGTTCATCTCGCCCGGCCGGTGCGGCGCGCACCGCCCGGACCTGCTGCGGGACCCGGACCCGGCGCTGGTGCGCAAGTTGGTGGACGCCGCCCGCGGCACCGCGAAGATGGTCACCCTGGCGCCCGAGCTGCCCGGCGGCCTGGAGTCGGTCCGGCTGCTGGCCGACCTCGGGGTGGTCGCGGCGGTCGGCCACACCGACTCGGACTACGCCAAGACCCTGGAGGCGATCGAGGCCGGCGCCACCGTCGCCACCCACCTGTTCAACGCGATGCCGGGCATCCAGCACCGCGCCCCCGGCCCGATCATCGCCCTGCTGGAGGACGAGCGGGTCACCGTCGAGCTGATCAACGACGGCACCCACCTGCACCCCTCGGTGCTCGACCTGGCCTACGGCACGGCCGGCGCCGACCGGGTCGCGCTGATCACCGACGCGATGGGCGCGGCCGGCATGGGCGACGGCCTCTACCCGCTGGGCCCGCTCCAGGTCCGGGTGGAGAACGGCGTGGCCCGGCTGGTGGAGGGCGGCTCGATCGCCGGCTCCACGCTCACCCTGGACGTCGCGTTCCAGCGCTCGGTGCTGATCAACGGGCTGACGCTGGAGCAGACCGTCCGGTCGATCTCCGGCCGCCCGGCCGAACTGCTCGGCCTGGCCGACACGGTCGGCTCGCTGGAGGTCGGCAAGAACGCCGACCTGGTGGTGCTCGACTCCGACACCTTCGAGCTGGTCGCCGTGGTCCGCCGGGGCGAGTGGATCAAGGGCGCCGAGCGCTTCACCCGCGCGGGCTGACCGGCCGTCAGCGCCGGGAGGGGTCGCGGACCCCTCCCGGGCCGCCGGTCAGCTGCTGGACGGCGCGGGCGCGGCCCCGGACGGGCTCGGGTAGTTGCCGCTCACGTCCATCCCGGTGACGGCCATCTGGTCGAGCAGCACCGGGCCGCCGGACGTGGTCACCACGATGGTGTTGGTCCCGGCCTGCAGCTGCGGGCTGACCCAGGTGTAGGACCAGGACTGGGCCGGGTCGCCGCCGGTGTTCCAGCTCTTGAAGGTGGTGCCGCCCGGGTGGTCGGTGCCGTTCACGGTGACCGCGGCCTTCACCTGGCCGCCGCTGGTGTTGCCGTAGTGGAACCAGACCTTCCAGACACCGGCGGTGGGCACCGTCACCGAGAAGGTCGCGGTGGAGCCCTGTTGCATCGTCAGGTAGCTGCCGTCGGCCGAGACCGCGCCCTTGACCCCGCTGCCCAGGACCGCCCCGCCGCCGGCCTGCGCCTGCGAGGCGTCGGCGAAGCCGTTGGAGGCCGTGGTGCCGCCCGAGGCGGACGGCGAGCCCGAGGGCGAGCCGGAGGTGCTCGGCCCGGCGCTGCTCGCGCTGGTGGTGTGCCCGGCGCCGCCGGTCGGTCCGGGGCCCGCGTTGTCCTTGGTCTTGCCGTCCCCGCCGGAGAGCGCGATGCCGGCGCCGATCGCGATCGCCGCGACCACCGCGACCACGCCGATCACCGGACCCTTGCCGCGCCCGCGCGGCACGTCCTCACCGGGCTGCGGCCGGGACCGCTCGGCGTACCGGGACTGCTGGTGCGGCAGTTGGGCGGTCGACTCGGCGCCGTAGCCGGGCTGGCCCTGCGCCTGGTGGCCGCCGGGCGCCCCCAGCGGCGCCCGCGGGTAGCCGGGCGGCGGACCCTGGGGCCCGGGCGGGAAAGGCTGCTGACGGGGCGTCTGGGCCCCGTACTGGGCCCGGCCGACCTCCATCGGACGGTAGGCCGTGCGCGGGGCCGGCGGCGGCTGCTCGGCCCCTGCCTCGCCCGCGGCGGGACGGTAGAGGTACCCGAACGGGTCGTCCTCCGCCGGGACGCCGCCCGCGCTCTCCTCAGGCCCTTGGCTGTCGGCCGTCATCGCGCAGATCAACTCCCCTGGACGTCGTGGGCACACCGGTTCTCACGGCACCCTACAGGGGTTCACACGGCGCGCCGGTGCGACCGCTCCCCACGCGCCCCGCGCATCGCTCCGCCGCGCGCCCGCTTCTCGTCGTACATCCGCTTGTCGGCCGCGTGCAGCACCTCCTCGATGCTCATCCCGCAGCCCGCCCAGCCGATCCCCAGGCTGACCCCGACCCGCATCACCCGGCCGGCTATCCGCATCGGCGGCATCACCGCGTTGCGCAGCCGCACCGCCAGGTCCGCGGCCTCCTCGCTGCCGATCGCGTCGGCCAGCACCACGAACTCGTCGCCGCCGAGCCGGGCCACCGTGTCGCCGTCCCGGACCACGCCCTGCAGCCGGCGGGCCACCTCCACCAGCACCGCGTCGCCCGCGTTGTGGCCGAACCGGTCGTTCACCGACTTGAAGCCGTCCAGGTCGCAGAAGAGCACCGCCAGGCCCTTCTGCTTCTGCTGGGTCGGGGCGCCGGTGCGCGGGCCGTGCCAGGGCTCCGGGGTGCTGTCCGGGTCGCCGGGGACCACGGCGTGCACGTGGTCCGGCGGCGGCGCGTCGAAGCCGTCCCGGCAGACCGGGTCGGCCCCGGGCCGCTCGGCGTAGCCGTGCACCAGGGCGCCGAGCGGCTCCAGCAGGTCGGCGCCGTAGTCGGCCTGCGCCGGACCGACCGGGGCCGGCACGGTGGCCCCGCCGCGCTGGCCGTGCGGTCCCGCGAAGGCGGCCGCGGAGTGCCCGGAGGCGGCGGTCTCCAGCGCGCACGGCGTGGCCCCGACCGCCCCGTGGGCGGCCGCGCCGCCCGGGCCCTGCGGCACCGAGCAGAGCCGGCGGGCCAGCCGGGCCCGCAGCTCGGCGCCGTTCGGCAGGCCGGTCAGCGCGTCGTGGCTGGCCCGGTGGGCCAGTTGCAGCTCGTGGCGCTTGCGGTCCTCGATGTCCTCGACGTGGGTGAGCAGGAAGCTGGGGCCCTCGGCCGCGTCCGCGACGATCGAGTTGCGCAGGCAGACCCACTGGTAGCTGCCGTCGCGGCGGGCCAGCCGGAGCTCGGCCCGGCCGCTCTCGGCGCTGGTGCGCTCCAGCAGCGCCTGGTCGTCCGGGTGCACCAGGTCCAGGA of Kitasatospora viridis contains these proteins:
- a CDS encoding ROK family protein — protein: MKHVIALDVGGTGMKAALLAQDGSVLFEARRPTGREHGTDAVVATILDFAADLAEEGLRRFGQAPSAAGVAVPGTIDEKNGIAVFSANLGWRDLPMRKLLGERLGGLPVALGHDVRTGGLAEGRLGAGRGVDRFLFIALGTGIAGAIGIEGRIEAGAHGYGGEIGHVVVRPGGPACGCGAKGCLETLASASAVSRAWAGASGDPAADAADCATAVLAGDPAALTVWQQAVDALADGIVLAQSLLDPSTVIVGGGLAEAGDTLFTPLRAAVAERLTFQMPPKVVPAMLKDTAASLGAGLLAWDLLSTEVTA
- the nagA gene encoding N-acetylglucosamine-6-phosphate deacetylase, with the protein product MTALAATLAGARLVLPTGVVEDGRLAFSGSTITAIGGPAVPGELDLTGCTVVPGFVDLHVHGGGGASYASGVAEEALTAARTHLEHGTTTTMASTVTAEIDEVCRQAAVLSELVEDGVLAGVHFEGPFISPGRCGAHRPDLLRDPDPALVRKLVDAARGTAKMVTLAPELPGGLESVRLLADLGVVAAVGHTDSDYAKTLEAIEAGATVATHLFNAMPGIQHRAPGPIIALLEDERVTVELINDGTHLHPSVLDLAYGTAGADRVALITDAMGAAGMGDGLYPLGPLQVRVENGVARLVEGGSIAGSTLTLDVAFQRSVLINGLTLEQTVRSISGRPAELLGLADTVGSLEVGKNADLVVLDSDTFELVAVVRRGEWIKGAERFTRAG
- a CDS encoding GGDEF domain-containing protein — protein: MEAESEPYVRLATLRTLHRVVADLNAARSLAGTLQAVVEGAVHGLGFDAAAVSLVRPDGDLVVAAVWEYEVRDFGGPSVLLGQVGGRASWDRLLAASDHWGTLRFLPHDRGWAVGPDIPRWTGDGALPVYANDWHPEDGLLAPMYSAGGDLLGVLSVDRPRSGKRPGAWTREALEMFSLQASIAIGNARLRAEMQRALARMEKDQQALRASEESFRQAFEYAPSGMAITELHGPARGQLTRVNDALCRLLGRSRSSLRQQSFLDLVHPDDQALLERTSAESGRAELRLARRDGSYQWVCLRNSIVADAAEGPSFLLTHVEDIEDRKRHELQLAHRASHDALTGLPNGAELRARLARRLCSVPQGPGGAAAHGAVGATPCALETAASGHSAAAFAGPHGQRGGATVPAPVGPAQADYGADLLEPLGALVHGYAERPGADPVCRDGFDAPPPDHVHAVVPGDPDSTPEPWHGPRTGAPTQQKQKGLAVLFCDLDGFKSVNDRFGHNAGDAVLVEVARRLQGVVRDGDTVARLGGDEFVVLADAIGSEEAADLAVRLRNAVMPPMRIAGRVMRVGVSLGIGWAGCGMSIEEVLHAADKRMYDEKRARGGAMRGARGERSHRRAV